A genomic window from Variovorax paradoxus includes:
- the secF gene encoding protein translocase subunit SecF: MEFFRIHKTIPFMRHALVLNIVSFVTFALAVFFLLHRGLHLSVEFTGGTVMEVAYTQSADVGKVREIVGTLGYTEVQVQSFGKSVQIRLPVKKGATSAQQSAEVMTALKAAEPTVELRSNEFVGPQVGDELTTNGLKALAMVVVGIMIYLAFRFEWKFALATVLANLHDVVIILGFFAFFQWEFSLAVLAAVLAVLGYSVNESVVIFDRIRENFRRYRKMSTTEIIDNAITSTISRTIITHGSTQLVVLSMFFFGGPTLHYFALALTIGICFGIYSSAFVAAAIAMWLGVKREDLIKGGPAKRDGESEDDPNAGAVV; the protein is encoded by the coding sequence ATGGAATTCTTCCGCATCCACAAGACCATCCCGTTCATGCGCCACGCGTTGGTGCTGAACATCGTTTCCTTCGTCACCTTCGCGCTGGCGGTGTTCTTCCTGCTCCACCGCGGGCTGCACCTGTCGGTGGAGTTCACCGGCGGCACGGTGATGGAAGTCGCCTACACGCAGTCGGCCGACGTCGGCAAGGTCCGCGAAATCGTCGGCACGCTGGGCTACACCGAAGTGCAGGTGCAGAGCTTCGGCAAGTCGGTGCAGATCCGCCTGCCCGTGAAGAAGGGCGCAACTTCCGCCCAGCAGAGCGCCGAGGTGATGACCGCGCTGAAGGCGGCCGAGCCGACGGTGGAGCTGCGCAGCAACGAATTCGTCGGCCCGCAGGTCGGCGACGAGCTCACCACCAACGGCCTGAAGGCCCTGGCCATGGTGGTCGTCGGCATCATGATCTACCTGGCGTTTCGCTTCGAATGGAAGTTTGCGCTGGCTACCGTGCTGGCCAACCTGCACGACGTGGTGATCATCCTGGGCTTCTTCGCCTTCTTCCAGTGGGAGTTCTCGCTGGCGGTGCTGGCGGCGGTGCTGGCGGTGCTGGGGTACTCGGTGAACGAGTCGGTCGTGATCTTCGACCGGATCCGCGAGAACTTCCGCCGCTACCGGAAGATGTCGACCACCGAGATCATCGACAACGCGATCACCTCGACCATCAGCCGGACCATCATCACCCACGGCTCCACCCAGCTGGTGGTGCTGTCGATGTTCTTCTTCGGCGGCCCGACCCTGCATTACTTTGCGCTGGCCCTGACCATCGGCATCTGCTTCGGCATCTACTCGTCGGCCTTCGTGGCGGCGGCAATCGCCATGTGGCTCGGCGTGAAGCGCGAAGACCTGATCAAGGGCGGCCCGGCCAAGCGCGATGGCGAGTCCGAAGACGACCCGAACGCCGGCGCCGTGGTCTGA
- the secD gene encoding protein translocase subunit SecD, whose protein sequence is MNRYPVWKYAIIVIVLLVGLVYALPNFFGEAPAVQVSAAKSTVKIDAATQAKVEGLLKTAGLTPDLLSLEPTAVRARFATTDDQIKARDTLQQALVPDADDPSYVVALNLVSRSPSWLTALHAFPMYLGLDLRGGVDFLLQVDMRGVLDKKAESFAGDIRMGLREKKVRGSAVNRNGQTVEITLRDADSVETARRLIQDQMPDLTTVESQQGSEWRIVASIKPEAARRIQDAALKQNVTTLHNRINELGVAEPVIQQQGIDRIVVQLPGMQDPAQAKRIIGRTATLEMRLVDESAEGRSAELNGGPVPFGSEKFLDRSGRPVIVKKQVLVTGENLTDAQPGFDQQSNQPKVDLTMDSKGGTIMRDVSRENYKKRMAMLIFEKGKGEVLTAPSINGELGNRFQVSGSMTVAEANDLALLLRAGSLAAPMEIIQERTIGPTQGAENIKKGFDSVMYGFAAIMVFMCIYYALFGLFSSIALAVNLMLLVAILSILQATLTLPGIAAMALAIGVAIDSNVLINERVREELRNGASPQAAIHAGYERAWGTILDSNVTTLIAGIALLAFGSGPVRGFAVVHCIGIVTSMFSAVFFSRGLVNFWYGQKKKLKTVSIGTVWRPKTDGAAVAETK, encoded by the coding sequence ATGAACCGTTACCCGGTCTGGAAGTACGCGATCATCGTGATCGTGTTGCTCGTGGGACTCGTCTACGCCCTGCCCAATTTCTTCGGTGAGGCGCCTGCAGTGCAGGTGTCGGCGGCCAAGTCCACCGTCAAGATCGATGCGGCTACCCAGGCCAAGGTCGAAGGGTTGCTCAAGACAGCGGGCCTCACGCCCGATCTGCTGAGCCTCGAACCCACCGCGGTGCGTGCGCGCTTTGCCACCACCGACGACCAGATCAAGGCACGTGACACGCTGCAGCAGGCGCTGGTGCCCGATGCGGACGACCCCTCTTACGTGGTGGCGCTGAACCTGGTGTCGCGCTCGCCCTCGTGGCTGACCGCGCTGCACGCCTTCCCGATGTACCTGGGCCTCGACCTGCGCGGCGGCGTCGACTTCCTGTTGCAGGTCGACATGCGCGGCGTGCTCGACAAGAAGGCCGAGTCCTTCGCCGGCGACATCCGCATGGGCCTGCGCGAAAAGAAGGTGCGCGGCAGCGCCGTGAACCGCAACGGCCAGACCGTCGAGATCACGCTGCGCGACGCCGACAGCGTGGAAACCGCCCGGCGCCTGATCCAGGACCAGATGCCCGACCTCACCACGGTCGAGAGCCAGCAGGGCTCCGAATGGCGCATCGTGGCCAGCATCAAGCCCGAAGCTGCCCGCCGCATCCAGGACGCCGCGCTCAAGCAGAACGTGACCACGCTGCACAACCGGATCAACGAACTCGGCGTGGCCGAGCCGGTGATCCAGCAGCAGGGCATCGACCGCATCGTCGTGCAACTGCCCGGCATGCAGGACCCGGCCCAGGCCAAGCGGATCATCGGCCGCACCGCCACGCTCGAAATGCGCCTGGTGGACGAAAGCGCCGAAGGCCGCTCAGCCGAACTGAACGGCGGCCCGGTGCCCTTCGGTTCCGAGAAATTTCTCGACCGCTCGGGCCGTCCGGTGATCGTGAAGAAGCAGGTGCTGGTCACCGGCGAAAACCTCACCGACGCGCAGCCCGGCTTCGACCAGCAGAGCAACCAGCCCAAGGTCGACCTGACCATGGACTCCAAGGGCGGCACCATCATGCGTGACGTCAGCCGCGAGAACTACAAGAAGCGCATGGCCATGCTGATCTTCGAGAAGGGCAAGGGCGAAGTGCTCACGGCCCCGTCGATCAACGGCGAGCTGGGCAATCGCTTCCAGGTGTCGGGCTCGATGACCGTGGCCGAAGCCAACGACCTCGCGCTGCTGCTGCGCGCCGGCTCGCTGGCCGCGCCGATGGAAATCATCCAGGAACGCACCATTGGCCCGACGCAGGGCGCGGAGAACATCAAGAAGGGCTTCGACAGCGTGATGTACGGCTTCGCCGCGATCATGGTGTTCATGTGCATCTACTACGCGCTGTTCGGCCTGTTCTCGTCGATCGCGCTGGCCGTCAACCTGATGCTGCTGGTGGCCATTCTCTCGATCCTGCAGGCCACGCTCACGCTGCCGGGCATCGCGGCCATGGCGCTTGCCATCGGCGTGGCCATCGACTCCAACGTGCTGATCAACGAGCGCGTGCGCGAAGAGCTACGCAACGGGGCGTCGCCGCAGGCGGCCATCCATGCAGGCTACGAACGCGCCTGGGGCACCATCCTCGACTCCAACGTGACCACGCTGATCGCGGGCATCGCGTTGCTGGCCTTCGGTTCGGGACCGGTGCGCGGCTTCGCGGTGGTGCACTGCATCGGCATCGTCACCTCGATGTTCTCGGCGGTGTTCTTCTCGCGCGGCCTCGTGAACTTCTGGTACGGCCAGAAGAAGAAGCTCAAGACAGTGTCCATCGGCACGGTCTGGCGCCCCAAGACCGACGGCGCTGCCGTGGCCGAAACGAAGTAA
- the yajC gene encoding preprotein translocase subunit YajC, whose translation MFISSAFAQTAPAAAGGGDMLSSLGSMLPLVLMFVVLYFVMIRPQMKRQKEARAMIEALAKGDEVATAGGVLGKITSLGDQYLGLEIANGIEIKIQRSAVVQVLPKGAVK comes from the coding sequence TTGTTCATTTCCTCTGCTTTCGCCCAGACCGCGCCCGCTGCAGCCGGCGGCGGTGACATGTTGTCTTCCCTCGGCAGCATGCTGCCCCTGGTGCTGATGTTCGTGGTGCTGTATTTCGTCATGATCCGGCCCCAGATGAAGCGCCAGAAGGAAGCCCGCGCCATGATCGAAGCCCTGGCCAAGGGCGACGAAGTCGCCACCGCCGGTGGCGTGCTCGGCAAGATCACCTCGCTGGGTGACCAGTACCTCGGCCTCGAGATCGCCAACGGCATCGAGATCAAGATCCAGCGCAGCGCCGTCGTGCAGGTCCTGCCCAAGGGCGCCGTCAAATAA
- a CDS encoding indolepyruvate ferredoxin oxidoreductase family protein, whose translation MNAPLPAHIRKALETVTLDDKYSLDYGRAFMSGVQALVKLPMLQRLRDQQAGKNTAGFISGYRGSPLGGYDQALWKASKFLKEQNIVFQPGVNEELAATALWGTQQLGFSPQGTNKFDGVFGIWYGKGPGVDRCSDVFKHANMAGTTEFGGVIAVAGDDHISKSSTAAHQSDHIFKACGTPVFFPANVQEILDLGIHAFALSRFSGVWSGMKTIQEIVESSATAMIDPERVEIVIPTDFEMPPGGLHIRWPDHALEQEARLMHYKWYAALAYIRANRLNHNVIQGPNDRFGIMASGKAYNDTRQALIDLGLDDAACRQLGIRLHKVGVVWPLEAQLTREFATGLQEILVVEEKRQVIEYQLKEELYNWRPDVRPNVVGKFDEGEVHAAEGYSGGEWSMPNPTSHTLLRANADLNPALIAKAIATRLRKTGLLAAAGADMAARIDAQLAILEAKERSMVVQQASTSVVDATRQPWFCSGCPHNTSTVVPEGSRAMGGIGCHFMATWMDRSTIGFTQMGGEGVPWVGQQPFTTDQHIFANLGDGTYFHSGLLAIRQSIAAGVNITYKILYNDAVAMTGGQQVGERPEGHSVLQIAESLHAEGAKKVVIVTDEPEKYEGVNIPGDHVAVKHRDLLDDVQREFRKIPGTTAIIYDQTCATEKRRRRKRGTAVDPAKRVVINELVCEGCGDCSVQSNCLSVEPLETEFGRKRTINQSSCNKDMSCLKGFCPSFVTVEGGQLKKKSKNKAATPAEFGLLPEPAIPSLVGGKVWGVVVAGVGGTGVITIGQLLGMAAHIEAKGIVTQDAAGLAQKGGATWSHVLIGDTQDDIRTTRVGTAAADLILACDPLVTVNAETMARMREGRTHVALNSHSAPTAAFVRNANWQNPEDACAAEIARAVGIDGMGTFDADAAATTLMGDTIYVNPMILGYAWQKGWIPLEHESLMRAIELNAVAVENNKTAFEWGRQAAVRPEELQKRVRPGQVIEFKKRESVESLVARRVEFLTGYQNAAYADEYRQFVGKVQQAESATGKSTALTEAVARYLFKLMAYKDEYEVARLHTDRTFLDRVEGMFEGDYKLNYHLAPPIIAKKNSKGQLQKQKFGPWMLTGFRFLAKLKGLRGTALDIFGRTEERKTERALIGEYRASIEEVIGALRADNHALALEIASLPEQVRGYGHVKDRNLAAARTRWSELMAKWRNPQAQRVAA comes from the coding sequence ATGAATGCACCGCTACCTGCGCACATTCGCAAGGCCCTGGAGACCGTCACGCTCGACGACAAATACTCTCTGGACTACGGCCGTGCCTTCATGAGCGGCGTCCAGGCCCTCGTCAAGCTGCCCATGCTGCAGCGACTGCGGGACCAGCAGGCCGGCAAGAACACCGCCGGCTTCATCAGCGGCTACCGCGGCTCCCCGCTCGGCGGCTACGACCAGGCGCTGTGGAAGGCCAGCAAGTTCCTCAAGGAACAGAACATCGTCTTCCAGCCCGGCGTGAACGAAGAGCTGGCGGCCACCGCGCTGTGGGGCACCCAGCAGTTGGGCTTCTCCCCGCAGGGCACCAACAAGTTCGACGGCGTCTTCGGCATCTGGTACGGCAAGGGCCCGGGCGTGGACCGCTGCTCCGACGTGTTCAAGCACGCCAACATGGCCGGCACCACCGAGTTCGGCGGCGTGATCGCGGTGGCGGGCGACGACCACATCTCCAAGAGCAGCACGGCCGCGCACCAGAGCGACCACATCTTCAAGGCCTGCGGCACGCCGGTGTTCTTTCCGGCGAACGTGCAGGAAATTCTCGACCTGGGCATTCACGCCTTCGCGCTGAGCCGCTTCTCGGGCGTGTGGTCGGGCATGAAGACGATCCAGGAGATCGTCGAATCGAGCGCCACGGCCATGATCGACCCCGAGCGCGTCGAGATCGTCATTCCCACCGACTTCGAAATGCCGCCTGGCGGTCTGCACATCCGCTGGCCCGACCATGCGCTGGAGCAGGAAGCCCGGCTCATGCACTACAAGTGGTACGCCGCGCTGGCGTACATCCGCGCCAACCGGCTGAACCACAACGTCATTCAAGGCCCGAACGACCGCTTCGGCATCATGGCCAGCGGCAAGGCCTATAACGACACCCGCCAGGCGCTGATCGACCTGGGCCTGGACGACGCGGCCTGCCGCCAGCTCGGCATCCGCCTGCACAAGGTGGGTGTGGTGTGGCCGCTCGAAGCGCAGCTCACGCGCGAGTTCGCCACCGGCCTGCAAGAGATTCTGGTGGTCGAGGAGAAGCGCCAGGTCATCGAATACCAGCTCAAGGAAGAGCTCTACAACTGGCGCCCCGACGTGCGGCCCAACGTGGTCGGCAAGTTCGACGAGGGCGAGGTGCACGCGGCCGAGGGCTACTCCGGCGGCGAATGGTCGATGCCCAACCCGACCTCCCACACGCTGCTGCGCGCCAACGCCGACCTGAACCCGGCACTCATCGCCAAGGCCATTGCCACGCGACTCAGGAAGACCGGCCTGCTGGCCGCTGCCGGCGCCGACATGGCCGCGCGCATCGACGCGCAGCTCGCCATCCTCGAAGCCAAGGAGCGTTCGATGGTGGTGCAGCAGGCTTCCACCAGCGTGGTCGACGCCACGCGCCAGCCCTGGTTCTGCTCGGGCTGCCCGCACAACACCAGCACCGTGGTGCCCGAAGGCTCGCGCGCAATGGGCGGCATCGGCTGCCACTTCATGGCGACCTGGATGGACCGCTCCACCATCGGCTTCACGCAGATGGGCGGCGAGGGCGTGCCGTGGGTGGGCCAGCAGCCCTTCACGACCGACCAGCACATCTTCGCGAACCTGGGCGACGGCACGTACTTCCACAGCGGCCTGCTGGCTATTCGCCAGAGCATCGCGGCGGGCGTGAACATCACCTACAAGATCCTCTACAACGACGCGGTCGCCATGACGGGCGGCCAGCAGGTCGGCGAGCGGCCCGAAGGCCACTCGGTGCTGCAGATTGCCGAGAGCCTGCATGCGGAGGGCGCCAAGAAGGTCGTGATCGTCACCGACGAGCCCGAGAAGTACGAGGGCGTGAACATCCCCGGCGACCACGTGGCGGTGAAGCATCGCGACCTGCTCGACGACGTTCAGCGCGAGTTCCGCAAGATCCCCGGCACCACGGCCATCATCTACGACCAGACCTGCGCCACCGAGAAGCGCCGCCGCCGCAAGCGGGGCACGGCCGTCGATCCGGCCAAGCGCGTGGTCATCAATGAGCTGGTCTGCGAAGGCTGCGGCGACTGCAGCGTGCAGAGCAACTGCCTGAGCGTGGAGCCGCTGGAAACCGAATTCGGCCGCAAGCGCACCATCAACCAGAGCAGCTGCAACAAGGACATGAGCTGCCTGAAGGGCTTCTGCCCGAGCTTCGTGACGGTCGAAGGCGGCCAGCTCAAGAAGAAGAGCAAGAACAAGGCGGCCACGCCGGCCGAGTTCGGCCTGCTGCCCGAGCCCGCGATTCCGTCGCTGGTCGGCGGCAAGGTCTGGGGCGTGGTGGTGGCGGGCGTCGGCGGCACCGGCGTGATCACCATCGGCCAGCTGCTGGGCATGGCCGCGCACATCGAGGCCAAGGGCATCGTCACGCAGGACGCGGCCGGCCTTGCGCAAAAGGGCGGCGCCACCTGGAGCCACGTGCTCATCGGCGATACGCAGGACGACATTCGCACCACGCGCGTGGGCACCGCAGCGGCCGACCTGATCCTGGCCTGCGACCCGCTGGTCACGGTGAATGCCGAAACCATGGCGCGCATGCGCGAAGGGCGCACGCACGTGGCGCTCAACAGCCACAGCGCACCGACGGCCGCCTTCGTGCGCAACGCCAACTGGCAGAACCCCGAAGACGCCTGCGCAGCCGAGATCGCGCGCGCCGTGGGCATCGACGGCATGGGCACCTTCGACGCCGACGCCGCCGCGACCACGCTGATGGGCGACACCATCTACGTCAACCCGATGATCCTGGGCTACGCCTGGCAGAAGGGCTGGATCCCGCTGGAGCACGAGTCGCTGATGCGCGCCATCGAGCTGAACGCCGTGGCCGTCGAGAACAACAAGACGGCGTTCGAGTGGGGCCGCCAGGCGGCTGTGCGCCCGGAAGAACTGCAGAAGCGCGTGCGCCCGGGCCAGGTCATCGAGTTCAAGAAGCGCGAGTCGGTCGAGAGCCTCGTGGCGCGCCGCGTGGAGTTTCTGACCGGTTACCAGAACGCGGCCTATGCCGACGAATACCGGCAGTTCGTAGGCAAGGTGCAGCAGGCCGAATCGGCCACAGGCAAGAGCACGGCGCTGACCGAGGCGGTCGCGCGCTACCTGTTCAAGCTGATGGCATACAAGGACGAGTACGAAGTCGCCCGCCTGCACACCGACCGCACTTTCCTCGATCGCGTCGAGGGCATGTTCGAAGGTGACTACAAGCTCAACTACCACCTGGCTCCGCCGATCATCGCGAAGAAGAACTCCAAGGGGCAGCTGCAGAAGCAGAAGTTCGGCCCCTGGATGCTCACCGGCTTCAGGTTCCTCGCGAAGCTCAAGGGCCTGCGCGGCACGGCGCTCGACATCTTCGGCCGCACCGAAGAGCGCAAGACCGAGCGCGCACTGATCGGCGAATACCGCGCCAGCATCGAGGAGGTGATCGGCGCCCTGCGCGCCGACAACCACGCGCTGGCGCTGGAGATCGCCAGCCTGCCCGAGCAGGTCCGCGGCTACGGCCATGTGAAGGATCGCAACCTGGCGGCCGCCCGCACCCGCTGGAGCGAGTTGATGGCCAAGTGGCGCAATCCGCAGGCGCAGCGCGTGGCGGCCTGA